A genomic window from Salvia miltiorrhiza cultivar Shanhuang (shh) chromosome 5, IMPLAD_Smil_shh, whole genome shotgun sequence includes:
- the LOC130986193 gene encoding probable NAD(P)H dehydrogenase (quinone) FQR1-like 1, with translation MYYSMYGHVEKLAEEIKKGAASVEGVEAQLWQVPETLSDEVLTKMSVPPKSDVPIITPNQLSEADGFIFGFPTRFGMMAAQFKAFFDATGGLWKAQQLAGKPAGIFYSTGSQGGGQETTALTAITQLVHHGMILLIDL, from the exons AT GTACTATTCTATGTATGGACATGTGGAGAAACTAGCTGAAGAGATAAAGAAGGGAGCTGCATCTGTTGAAGGAGTAGAAGCCCAGCTATGGCAG GTCCCGGAAACACTATCTGATGAAGTTCTCACAAAAATGAGTGTGCCTCCAAAGAGTGATGTGCCCATTATCACTCCTAATCAACTCTCGGAGGCTGACGGTTTCATATTCGGCTTCCCTACAAGGTTCGGCATGATGGCTGCACAATTCAAAGCATTTTTTGATGCTACTGGAGGCCTATGGAAAGCACAGCAACTCGCTGGCAAGCCTGCTGGGATCTTCTACAGCACTGGATCTCAAGGCGGCGGCCAGGAAACTACAGC ATTGACTGCTATCACTCAGCTTGTTCACCACGGcatgattttattaattgatcTTTGA